The Candidatus Nitrosymbiomonas proteolyticus genome has a segment encoding these proteins:
- a CDS encoding phosphoglycerate kinase, translating into MPFQKKTVRDVEVTGKRVFVRCDFNVPLEDGEITDDRRIRSALPTIRYLLESGASVIAASHFGRPKGAPNPKYSLGPIAKRLSELLERPVELLPDCVGNQVESAASALRPGEIVLLENLRFHPEEEANDPTFAKSLAGLAEVYVNDAFGTAHRAHASTEGIARYLPAVAGFLMEKEIEFLGAMLESPSRPFVAILGGAKVSDKILVIESLLGKVDQLLLGGGMAFTFLKAKGYEIGRSLLDEANLEFAKGVIQRAGDRLVLPTDVVVAPEITAEAPATVVSADSIPPDQFGLDLGPESARAFADLASDAATVLWNGPMGVFELEPFAEGTRSVAKGMASCKGVTIVGGGDSAAAIEAFGYADKVSHVSTGGGASLEFLEGKELPGVAVLLDR; encoded by the coding sequence ATGCCGTTTCAAAAAAAGACCGTCCGGGACGTCGAGGTTACGGGCAAGAGGGTGTTTGTGCGCTGTGATTTCAACGTTCCCCTTGAGGACGGCGAAATCACGGACGACCGCCGAATCCGTTCCGCGCTCCCCACGATTCGATACCTGCTTGAGTCAGGAGCCTCGGTGATTGCGGCGAGCCACTTCGGTCGGCCTAAGGGCGCTCCGAACCCGAAGTACTCGCTCGGCCCTATCGCAAAAAGGCTCTCCGAACTGCTGGAGCGGCCCGTCGAACTGCTGCCGGACTGTGTGGGAAATCAGGTCGAAAGTGCGGCCTCCGCCCTCCGGCCTGGCGAGATCGTACTGCTCGAGAACCTTCGGTTTCACCCGGAAGAGGAGGCGAACGACCCCACATTCGCAAAGTCGCTGGCAGGACTGGCGGAGGTTTACGTGAACGATGCGTTCGGCACGGCTCACCGGGCGCACGCCTCGACCGAGGGGATCGCGCGCTACCTTCCCGCCGTCGCCGGCTTCCTCATGGAGAAAGAGATCGAGTTCTTGGGGGCCATGCTCGAAAGCCCCAGCAGGCCTTTTGTGGCGATTCTGGGGGGCGCGAAAGTGAGCGACAAAATCCTCGTCATCGAGTCGCTCCTCGGCAAGGTCGATCAACTCCTCCTCGGAGGTGGGATGGCTTTCACGTTTCTCAAGGCAAAGGGGTACGAGATCGGACGCTCGCTGCTCGACGAGGCGAATCTCGAGTTCGCAAAAGGGGTGATTCAGCGAGCCGGCGACCGTCTCGTCCTTCCAACGGACGTCGTTGTCGCCCCCGAAATCACAGCCGAGGCGCCCGCTACCGTCGTTTCCGCCGACTCGATTCCCCCGGACCAGTTCGGACTCGACCTCGGCCCTGAAAGCGCGCGGGCCTTCGCCGACCTGGCTTCCGATGCCGCAACGGTTCTGTGGAACGGCCCCATGGGGGTATTCGAACTCGAACCCTTTGCCGAAGGAACACGGTCGGTCGCCAAAGGCATGGCGTCTTGCAAAGGGGTAACGATCGTGGGCGGAGGCGACTCAGCGGCCGCCATCGAGGCATTTGGGTACGCCGACAAGGTCTCCCACGTCAGCACGGGTGGAGGAGCGAGCCTAGAGTTCCTTGAGGGCAAGGAGCTTCCGGGTGTGGCGGTGCTGCTCGACCGCTAA